In Salinigranum marinum, one DNA window encodes the following:
- a CDS encoding type II/IV secretion system ATPase subunit, translating into MSGQTTEGEAARTAPRAGLRDRIEQFVELLRGTDYETQPFRPATDGPLASFDHPPGHREVDRYWVNAPYAYVVVTYDREASEHQYHVVEPDVDEFTATLLDRVRRDIRNPLLYGDDDDPTGESTLRAELSDLIGQYGVAVDVATFHAMVYYLFRDFRGYGRVDPLMRDPHIEDISCDGYDLPVFVYHDTYSDIETNVVFDREELDHYVVRMAQRSGRHISIGDPVIGTTLPNGSRAELVLGEEVTPRGSAFTLRMYADEPFTPIDLIDYGTFSVEQMAYLWLCIEHNKSLIFAGGTASGKTTSMNAVSMFIPPRAKVLSIEDTRELSLYHDNWLSSVTRQRLNEGTDIDMYDLLRSALRHRPEYIIVGEVRGEEAVTLFQAMNTGHTTFSTMHADSVETVINRLENEPINVPRPMIQSLDLLLVQTLTRLEDERVRRSKAIGEIGEIDQRTGELDYANAFSWNTEADRFERHDSTLLTEIRKDRGWTQARARQELRERERFLRFLSDRGVTDYRKFTALVNEYYAHPDEIIDRIDEAEGR; encoded by the coding sequence ATGTCCGGACAGACGACCGAGGGGGAGGCCGCACGGACGGCCCCGCGGGCGGGGCTCCGTGACCGGATCGAGCAGTTCGTCGAACTGCTCCGGGGAACCGACTACGAGACCCAGCCGTTCCGTCCGGCGACCGACGGGCCGCTCGCCTCGTTCGACCACCCGCCGGGTCACCGCGAGGTCGACCGGTACTGGGTCAACGCGCCGTACGCGTACGTGGTCGTCACCTACGACCGCGAGGCGTCCGAGCACCAGTATCACGTCGTCGAACCGGACGTCGACGAGTTCACCGCGACGCTGCTCGACCGCGTCCGCCGGGACATCCGCAACCCACTGTTGTACGGCGACGACGACGATCCGACCGGCGAGTCGACGCTCCGGGCCGAACTCTCCGACCTGATCGGCCAGTACGGCGTCGCCGTCGACGTCGCGACGTTTCACGCGATGGTCTATTACCTGTTCCGCGACTTTCGGGGGTACGGTCGGGTCGACCCGCTCATGCGGGACCCTCACATCGAGGACATCTCCTGTGACGGCTACGACCTCCCCGTCTTCGTCTACCACGACACATACTCCGACATCGAGACGAACGTCGTCTTCGACCGGGAGGAACTCGACCACTACGTCGTCCGCATGGCCCAGCGGTCGGGCCGTCACATCAGCATCGGCGACCCCGTCATCGGGACGACGCTCCCGAACGGGTCGCGCGCTGAACTCGTGTTGGGCGAAGAGGTCACGCCCCGCGGCTCCGCGTTCACCCTCCGAATGTACGCCGACGAGCCCTTTACGCCCATCGACCTCATCGACTACGGGACCTTCTCGGTGGAGCAGATGGCGTACCTCTGGCTCTGCATCGAACACAACAAGTCGCTCATCTTCGCCGGCGGGACCGCGTCGGGCAAGACCACGTCGATGAACGCCGTCTCGATGTTCATCCCCCCGCGGGCGAAGGTGCTGTCGATCGAAGACACCCGCGAACTCTCGCTGTACCACGACAACTGGCTCTCCTCCGTGACGCGACAGCGACTCAACGAGGGGACCGACATCGACATGTACGACCTCCTCCGGTCGGCACTCAGACATAGACCGGAGTACATCATCGTCGGCGAAGTGAGAGGAGAAGAGGCCGTCACGCTGTTTCAGGCGATGAACACGGGCCACACGACGTTCTCGACGATGCACGCCGACAGCGTCGAGACGGTGATCAACAGGCTGGAGAACGAACCGATCAACGTCCCGCGGCCGATGATCCAGTCGCTCGACCTTCTCCTCGTCCAGACGCTCACCCGCCTCGAAGACGAGCGCGTCCGCCGGTCGAAGGCGATCGGCGAGATCGGCGAGATCGACCAGCGGACGGGCGAACTCGACTACGCGAACGCCTTCTCGTGGAACACCGAGGCCGACCGGTTCGAGCGTCACGACAGCACGCTCCTCACCGAGATCCGCAAGGACCGCGGATGGACACAGGCGCGGGCCCGCCAGGAACTCAGAGAGCGTGAGCGGTTCCTCCGCTTTCTCTCCGACCGCGGGGTCACCGACTACCGCAAGTTCACCGCACTCGTCAACGAGTACTACGCCCACCCCGACGAGATCATCGACCGCATCGACGAGGCCGAGGGCCGGTGA
- a CDS encoding DUF7549 family protein, whose translation MVWVRSEYAGELAVLSAWLSAFIPWNVMLSSVAGGSVLFVRFVFVQVRYTYGVPFAEGVAVSDPLSAVSFQAGNSIAVAYQAWAVGAGVFGVVFLLSIAYYLAEARVEALPVDPVRLIGALLGLSGAVLAAATYLLTTRGFPGVPLPIGVVFLLVFAGVLLTIDRTD comes from the coding sequence ATGGTCTGGGTCCGCTCGGAGTACGCCGGGGAACTCGCCGTCCTGTCGGCGTGGCTGTCGGCGTTCATCCCCTGGAACGTGATGCTCTCCTCGGTGGCGGGCGGAAGCGTCCTGTTCGTCCGGTTCGTCTTCGTCCAGGTGCGGTACACCTACGGTGTCCCCTTCGCCGAGGGCGTCGCCGTCTCCGATCCGCTTTCGGCCGTCTCGTTTCAGGCCGGCAACTCCATCGCGGTCGCCTACCAGGCGTGGGCGGTCGGTGCCGGCGTCTTCGGCGTCGTGTTCCTCCTCTCGATCGCGTACTACCTCGCCGAAGCGCGGGTCGAGGCGCTCCCCGTCGACCCCGTCCGCCTGATCGGTGCGCTCCTCGGCCTCTCGGGGGCCGTCCTCGCCGCCGCGACGTACCTCCTCACCACCCGCGGCTTCCCGGGCGTCCCTCTTCCCATCGGCGTCGTGTTCCTCCTCGTCTTCGCGGGCGTGCTCCTCACGATCGATCGGACGGACTGA
- a CDS encoding DUF5793 family protein, which translates to MRRDYFTLDVHDVDWVDAGEQPHKPLVRIDFHGPKELLTERLTGGDGDLLSASETDVAFRLVDPLDTDAAAGVVGVTNRVTGDFVLELNEAADDVFRFIRAAREYGRTADADDGRYRVEISLDGDDLVVYEKQTFLVYDAEGNLLRSESLIPSGVEL; encoded by the coding sequence ATGAGGCGCGACTACTTCACGTTGGACGTCCACGACGTCGACTGGGTCGACGCGGGGGAACAGCCCCACAAACCACTGGTGCGTATCGACTTCCATGGCCCGAAAGAACTGCTCACAGAGCGCCTCACGGGCGGTGATGGTGACCTCCTCTCGGCGTCGGAGACCGACGTGGCGTTCCGCCTCGTCGATCCGCTCGACACCGACGCCGCCGCCGGCGTCGTCGGGGTCACGAACCGAGTGACCGGCGACTTCGTCCTCGAACTCAACGAGGCGGCCGATGACGTCTTCCGGTTCATCCGGGCGGCCCGCGAGTACGGCCGGACGGCCGACGCCGACGACGGTCGGTACCGGGTGGAGATCTCGCTCGACGGCGACGACCTCGTCGTCTACGAGAAACAGACGTTCCTCGTCTACGACGCCGAGGGGAACCTCCTCCGGTCGGAGAGTCTCATCCCCTCCGGCGTCGAACTGTAG
- a CDS encoding uracil-DNA glycosylase family protein, protein MRNVTDRTSNPFGMEPSCERFVPGYGDANAHFHVVGDHPGVHGGIDTGVPFTNDAGHRLQAALEAAGLLETTGDEPRVDQTYLSYLHMCVPDGEEPDERSYTEMERYLDAELRAIAAHVLLPVGARATAHVLRNYTARSVTSPLDMAALHGTELRGSGFLVVPVRDPAEWDDEDHDRLVAGLQELQRTDYRREVDLGRFIAGDQPYHVR, encoded by the coding sequence GTGAGAAACGTCACGGATCGAACGAGCAACCCGTTCGGAATGGAGCCGTCGTGCGAGCGGTTCGTCCCCGGCTACGGCGACGCCAACGCGCACTTCCACGTCGTCGGTGACCACCCGGGCGTCCACGGGGGTATCGACACCGGCGTCCCTTTCACCAACGACGCTGGGCACCGACTCCAGGCCGCGCTCGAAGCCGCGGGCCTCCTCGAAACGACGGGCGACGAACCGCGCGTCGACCAGACGTACCTCTCGTACCTCCACATGTGCGTGCCGGACGGCGAGGAGCCGGACGAGCGGTCGTACACGGAGATGGAGCGGTACCTCGACGCCGAACTCCGGGCGATCGCCGCACACGTCTTGCTCCCGGTCGGGGCCCGGGCGACGGCGCACGTCCTGCGGAACTACACCGCCCGATCTGTGACGTCGCCGCTGGATATGGCGGCGTTACACGGAACCGAACTCCGCGGCTCGGGCTTTCTCGTCGTCCCCGTTCGCGACCCCGCCGAGTGGGATGACGAGGACCACGACCGTCTCGTCGCCGGGCTCCAGGAACTCCAGCGGACCGACTACCGACGCGAGGTCGATCTCGGGCGCTTCATCGCCGGCGATCAGCCGTACCACGTCCGGTGA
- a CDS encoding MBL fold metallo-hydrolase: MRRIQLGNTVFEGRNAVYVLGGTDGGLGLVDAGVATRDTRDELAAGLAEFGYELADVDEVVLTHWHADHAGLAGEIQAESGATVRVHDADAELVSGDPTAWDRYHDIETRRFEEWRIPAGPRAELRSFLDAHADVQGDAVDVTPFSDGESLRIGGYDLDIVHLPGHAAGLCGFDFDAAKGREAFVGDAILPKYTPNVGGADLRVDSPLQQYVESLGRVVDAGWTRAWPGHRDPIDTPVERARTILDHHRERTGRVVDVLSTHGPCDVWTVSAHLFGELERIHILHGPGEAWAHLDHLHEAGVVDRDGHAYALIDEDVDVGSLFPEI, from the coding sequence GTGCGCCGTATCCAACTCGGAAACACGGTGTTCGAGGGACGAAACGCCGTCTACGTCCTCGGCGGGACGGACGGAGGGCTGGGACTCGTCGACGCCGGCGTCGCCACCCGCGACACGCGCGACGAACTCGCGGCGGGACTGGCGGAGTTCGGGTACGAACTCGCGGACGTGGACGAGGTCGTTCTCACGCACTGGCACGCCGACCACGCCGGACTCGCGGGGGAGATACAGGCCGAAAGCGGCGCGACGGTCCGGGTCCACGACGCCGACGCCGAACTCGTCTCCGGCGACCCGACAGCGTGGGATCGCTACCACGACATCGAGACACGCCGGTTCGAGGAGTGGCGGATCCCCGCTGGGCCCCGGGCGGAGCTGCGCTCGTTCCTCGACGCGCACGCGGACGTCCAGGGCGACGCGGTCGACGTGACCCCGTTTTCCGACGGTGAAAGCCTGCGGATCGGGGGGTACGACCTCGACATCGTCCACTTGCCGGGCCACGCCGCCGGGCTCTGCGGGTTCGACTTCGACGCCGCGAAGGGTCGCGAGGCGTTCGTCGGGGACGCGATCCTCCCGAAGTACACGCCGAACGTCGGCGGCGCGGATCTCCGGGTCGACTCGCCGCTCCAGCAGTACGTCGAGAGCCTCGGACGCGTCGTCGACGCCGGGTGGACCCGCGCGTGGCCCGGTCACCGGGACCCGATCGACACACCAGTCGAGCGGGCCCGAACGATCCTCGACCACCACAGGGAACGGACCGGCCGGGTCGTCGACGTGCTCTCGACACACGGCCCCTGTGACGTCTGGACCGTCTCCGCGCACCTGTTCGGGGAACTCGAACGCATCCACATCCTCCACGGTCCCGGCGAGGCCTGGGCGCACCTCGATCACCTGCACGAAGCCGGGGTGGTCGACCGCGACGGCCACGCGTACGCGCTGATCGACGAGGACGTGGACGTCGGATCGCTGTTTCCGGAGATTTGA
- a CDS encoding DNA-directed RNA polymerase subunit L: MELRVIDKTDEQLRIEVAGEDHTFMNVLKGSLLETPGVAAATYDVNPEQSGGQTEPILTLKTEPGVDPLDALADAAGRVQDTTNAFRQAFEAAH, translated from the coding sequence ATGGAACTGCGGGTCATCGACAAGACCGACGAGCAACTCCGCATCGAGGTCGCGGGAGAGGACCACACGTTCATGAACGTCCTCAAGGGGAGCCTGCTGGAGACGCCCGGCGTCGCGGCGGCGACGTACGACGTCAACCCCGAACAGTCCGGCGGACAGACCGAACCGATCCTGACGCTGAAGACCGAACCCGGCGTCGACCCCCTCGACGCGCTCGCCGACGCCGCGGGACGGGTACAGGACACCACGAACGCGTTCCGCCAGGCGTTCGAGGCGGCCCACTGA
- the hisF gene encoding imidazole glycerol phosphate synthase subunit HisF, translated as MLTKRIIPCIDVDLDDEGNAAVYTGVNFEDLKYTGDPVEMAKRYNEAGADEFVFLDITASAEGRETMLDTVSRVADEVFIPLTVGGGIRTKEDIKETLRAGADKVSINTAALQRPEIIDEGARAFGSQCIVISVDARRRYDDEGEYYEQVDGESCWFECTVKGGREGTDVDVVEWATEAESRGAGELFVNSIDTDGTKDGYDIPLTKAVCDAVSTPVIASSGCGGPEHAYEVFTEANADAALAASIFHFDEYTVRDVKEYLDERGVPVRLEG; from the coding sequence ATGCTCACGAAGCGAATCATCCCCTGTATCGACGTCGACCTCGACGACGAGGGCAACGCGGCAGTCTACACCGGCGTCAACTTCGAGGATCTCAAATACACCGGTGACCCCGTCGAGATGGCCAAACGGTACAACGAAGCCGGCGCAGACGAGTTCGTCTTCCTCGACATCACCGCGAGCGCGGAGGGCCGCGAGACGATGCTCGACACGGTCTCGCGCGTCGCCGACGAGGTGTTCATTCCTCTCACGGTCGGCGGTGGCATCCGCACGAAGGAGGACATCAAAGAGACGCTTCGGGCGGGCGCGGACAAGGTCTCGATCAACACCGCGGCGCTCCAGCGCCCCGAGATTATCGACGAGGGGGCACGCGCGTTCGGTTCGCAGTGTATCGTCATCTCCGTCGACGCGCGCCGGCGCTACGACGACGAGGGCGAGTACTACGAGCAGGTCGACGGCGAGTCGTGCTGGTTCGAGTGCACGGTCAAGGGCGGGCGCGAGGGAACCGATGTCGACGTGGTCGAGTGGGCCACCGAAGCCGAGTCACGCGGGGCGGGCGAACTGTTCGTCAACAGCATCGACACCGACGGCACGAAGGACGGCTACGACATCCCGCTGACGAAGGCGGTCTGCGACGCGGTCTCGACGCCGGTGATCGCCTCCTCGGGTTGTGGCGGCCCGGAGCACGCCTACGAGGTGTTCACGGAGGCGAACGCCGACGCGGCGCTCGCGGCGTCGATCTTCCACTTCGACGAATACACCGTCCGCGACGTCAAGGAGTACCTCGACGAGCGCGGGGTTCCGGTGCGGCTCGAAGGCTGA
- a CDS encoding MATE family efflux transporter: MRPRRLAAALAAFLATAGVIEERRLHETTDLAWPRILTGFAIMSKRTVDLAIVGIAIGPTAVAGLTLANAYWTVGKFVFVGLAGGTIALVSQNYGGDDVGRASRTVEASLLLAGIVALPLVGLLVVGSRPLVGFVGSDATTLGYGATYLAIVAPGLFFESLNLVASRTYAGVGDTLTPMALRTTGALLNVVLSGGLVLGAGYGVAGAAIGTTLSTVFVAVAFAWGLSGRSYGGRGASPVPVTFARLPDRDLCRQLVTVSAPLVARRVAQTAAVFPLLAIAATFGPLVVAAVGVARQVRALLDSFGWGFSIATSTLVGQSLGRGEEATAAAYGWEITKLSVVVYVSTAAVVAVFARPVAAVFVGSEGLSVATSFVRVAVVSAVPLGVDGTVTGTLRGAGDTNVPLVATLAGLYLVALPVAWLGSVTALGVAGLLLALVAETLVPMVVNVARFRAGTWKAISRTYRPQRAEPEPE; the protein is encoded by the coding sequence GTGCGACCCCGTCGTCTGGCCGCCGCCCTGGCCGCCTTCCTCGCCACCGCGGGAGTCATCGAGGAGCGGCGGCTCCACGAGACGACCGACCTAGCGTGGCCCCGGATCCTGACCGGCTTTGCGATCATGTCGAAACGGACGGTCGACCTCGCCATCGTCGGCATCGCGATCGGGCCGACCGCCGTCGCCGGACTCACGCTGGCGAACGCGTACTGGACGGTCGGGAAGTTCGTCTTCGTCGGCCTCGCCGGGGGGACCATCGCGCTCGTCTCACAGAACTACGGCGGGGACGACGTCGGCCGCGCCTCCCGGACCGTCGAGGCGAGCCTGTTGCTCGCCGGGATCGTCGCGCTGCCGCTCGTCGGGCTGTTAGTCGTCGGGTCGCGGCCGCTCGTCGGATTCGTCGGGAGCGACGCGACGACGCTCGGCTACGGAGCGACCTACCTGGCGATCGTCGCCCCGGGGCTGTTCTTCGAGTCGCTGAACCTCGTCGCCTCGCGGACGTACGCCGGCGTCGGGGACACGCTGACGCCGATGGCGCTGCGCACGACCGGCGCGTTGCTGAACGTAGTGTTGAGCGGCGGCCTCGTCCTCGGGGCGGGGTACGGCGTCGCCGGCGCGGCGATCGGGACCACGCTGTCGACCGTCTTCGTGGCCGTCGCGTTCGCGTGGGGGCTGTCCGGGCGGTCGTACGGTGGCCGCGGGGCGAGCCCCGTCCCCGTCACGTTCGCTCGGCTCCCGGACCGGGACCTGTGCCGGCAGCTCGTGACCGTCTCGGCACCGCTCGTCGCCCGGCGCGTCGCACAGACCGCCGCCGTCTTCCCGCTGTTGGCGATCGCGGCCACCTTCGGCCCGCTCGTGGTCGCGGCGGTCGGCGTCGCGCGACAGGTCCGTGCGCTCCTCGACAGCTTCGGCTGGGGCTTCTCGATCGCCACCTCGACGCTCGTCGGCCAGTCGCTCGGCCGGGGTGAGGAGGCGACGGCGGCCGCCTACGGCTGGGAGATCACCAAGCTCTCCGTGGTGGTCTACGTGTCGACGGCGGCCGTCGTCGCGGTGTTCGCCCGCCCGGTCGCCGCCGTCTTCGTCGGGAGCGAGGGGCTCTCGGTTGCGACTTCGTTCGTCCGTGTCGCCGTCGTCAGCGCGGTCCCGCTGGGCGTCGACGGCACCGTCACCGGCACGCTCCGCGGAGCCGGCGATACGAACGTCCCGCTCGTCGCCACGCTGGCCGGGCTCTACCTCGTCGCGCTCCCCGTCGCGTGGCTCGGTAGCGTCACGGCGCTCGGGGTCGCCGGCTTGCTGCTCGCGCTCGTCGCGGAGACGCTCGTTCCGATGGTCGTCAACGTCGCCCGGTTCCGCGCCGGCACCTGGAAGGCGATCAGCCGGACGTATCGTCCGCAGCGCGCCGAACCGGAGCCGGAGTGA
- a CDS encoding alpha-glucosidase has protein sequence MTVPEHERAWWKEAVVYQIYPRSFNDTDGDGVGDIPGIVEKVEYLDDLGIDVVWLCPVYESPNVDNGYDVADYRAILDTFGSMADWETLVEELHARGIRLVMDLVVNHTSDAHEWFVKSRAGDPAFEDFYFWREGEAVSEAEYEAGLYDPADYGLPRDARERPPNDWESFFGGPAWTYDDDRGEWYLHIFDERQPDLDWDSPAVREEIFELMEWWFEKGIDGFRMDVVNLISKPEGLPDGADDDAIVRGADQFVNGPRVHEYVREMHDRAVPDDAMTVGEMVELSVDEATEFLGPDGDGMSMAFNFDHMRLDFGPEGGRWSRGDWSVRELKATISRWQTRLDGEGWNSLYLNNHDEPRLVSRFGDDGEYRRESATALATVLYTLQGTPYLYQGEELGMTNYPFDSIDEVRDVDTLHNVAELEREGRFASDDDVLELVRYRSRDNARTPMQWDSTENAGFTDGEPWLPVNPNHDEINVEAERSDRESVWHYYRDLIDLRGREDVLVYGSYDLLLADHERLWVFTRTLTHDAGETAERTLTVVNVASEETTFEPPAAVAGAADELLVSNYDVDSTVVERETLRPWEARVYRLA, from the coding sequence ATGACCGTCCCCGAGCACGAACGCGCGTGGTGGAAGGAGGCCGTCGTCTACCAGATCTACCCGCGGAGCTTCAACGACACCGACGGCGACGGGGTCGGCGACATCCCCGGGATCGTCGAGAAGGTCGAGTACCTCGACGATCTGGGGATCGACGTCGTCTGGCTCTGTCCGGTGTACGAGTCGCCGAACGTCGACAACGGCTACGACGTCGCCGACTACCGGGCGATCCTCGACACGTTCGGCTCGATGGCCGACTGGGAGACGCTGGTCGAGGAACTCCACGCCCGCGGCATCAGGCTCGTCATGGATCTCGTGGTCAACCACACCTCCGACGCACACGAGTGGTTCGTGAAGTCGCGGGCGGGCGACCCCGCGTTCGAGGACTTTTACTTCTGGCGCGAGGGAGAAGCCGTTTCGGAGGCCGAGTACGAGGCCGGGCTGTACGACCCCGCCGACTACGGCCTCCCGCGCGACGCCCGCGAGCGTCCCCCGAACGACTGGGAGTCGTTCTTCGGTGGGCCGGCGTGGACGTACGATGACGACCGCGGCGAGTGGTATCTCCACATCTTCGACGAGCGCCAGCCGGACCTCGACTGGGACAGCCCTGCGGTCCGCGAGGAGATATTCGAGCTGATGGAGTGGTGGTTCGAGAAGGGGATCGACGGCTTCCGGATGGACGTCGTCAACCTCATCTCCAAACCCGAGGGGCTGCCCGACGGCGCGGACGACGACGCCATCGTCCGCGGCGCGGATCAGTTCGTCAACGGGCCGCGGGTCCACGAGTACGTCCGCGAGATGCACGACCGGGCGGTCCCCGACGACGCCATGACCGTCGGCGAGATGGTCGAGTTGAGCGTCGACGAAGCGACGGAGTTCCTCGGCCCCGACGGCGACGGGATGAGCATGGCGTTCAACTTCGACCACATGCGGCTCGACTTCGGCCCCGAGGGCGGGCGGTGGTCGCGCGGCGACTGGAGCGTCCGCGAACTGAAAGCGACTATCAGCCGCTGGCAGACGAGGCTGGACGGCGAGGGGTGGAACTCGCTGTATCTGAACAACCACGACGAGCCCCGGCTGGTGTCGCGGTTCGGCGACGACGGCGAGTACAGGCGGGAGTCGGCGACGGCGCTCGCGACGGTTCTCTACACCCTCCAGGGCACACCGTACCTCTATCAGGGCGAGGAGCTCGGGATGACGAACTACCCGTTCGACTCGATCGACGAGGTCCGGGACGTCGACACGCTCCACAACGTCGCCGAACTCGAACGCGAGGGGCGCTTCGCCAGCGACGACGACGTCCTCGAACTCGTCCGGTACCGCTCGCGCGACAACGCGCGAACGCCGATGCAGTGGGATTCGACAGAGAACGCGGGCTTCACAGACGGGGAGCCGTGGCTCCCGGTCAACCCTAACCACGACGAGATCAACGTCGAGGCCGAGCGGAGCGATCGAGAGTCGGTGTGGCACTACTACCGCGACCTCATCGACCTCCGGGGTCGCGAAGACGTGCTCGTCTACGGCTCGTACGATCTGCTCCTGGCTGACCACGAGCGGCTGTGGGTGTTCACGCGGACCCTCACGCACGACGCGGGGGAGACTGCCGAGCGGACGCTGACGGTGGTGAACGTCGCGAGCGAGGAGACGACGTTCGAGCCGCCCGCGGCGGTCGCCGGCGCGGCCGACGAACTGCTCGTCTCGAACTACGACGTCGACTCGACAGTGGTCGAACGGGAGACGCTTCGGCCGTGGGAGGCGCGGGTGTACCGGCTGGCGTAG
- a CDS encoding alpha-glucosidase: MTERDIERRWWKEAVVYQVYPRSFNDTDGDGIGDIPGIVEKLDYLDDLGVDVVWLNPVYESPNADNGYDIADYRAIMDEFGTMADWEDLLAGLHDRDIRLVMDLVVNHTSDEHEWFVKSRAGDPDYEDFYWWREGRNADAVDWSATEGPEGEAPPNAWRSYFGGPAWAYDDDRGEWYLHLFDRKQPDLNWENPRVRDEVFDMMEWWFEKGIDGFRMDVINLVSKPEGLPNDPDDPFRGAMTGPTNGPRIHEFLSEMNERVLDPDLLTVGEMLGPEMRMEDARRYLDPDEDGLSMLFHFEHMLLDRGDAIWERRDWALSDLKAVFNRWDRGLGDEGWNSLYLNNHDQPRLVSRFGDDGEYRRESATVLATLLHTLRGTPYIYQGEELGMTNYPFDSLDEFRDVDTLNPLREALDEGEIESFDAVKEAVRANSRDNARTPMQWDSTENAGFTDGEPWIGVNPNHDEINVEAERSDRESVWHYYRDLISLRGEHDVVVYGDYEPLFPDDDTVWAYTRTLATDAGEERLLVALNFSDAAVAVGLPDGVGSDDATLLLGNYGDWGDADSVRELAAGDLHLRPWEARVYYDGAN; the protein is encoded by the coding sequence ATGACCGAGCGCGACATCGAACGGCGATGGTGGAAGGAGGCCGTCGTCTACCAGGTCTACCCGCGGTCGTTCAACGACACCGACGGCGACGGGATCGGTGACATTCCCGGGATCGTCGAGAAACTGGACTACCTCGACGACCTGGGGGTCGATGTCGTCTGGCTCAACCCGGTGTACGAGTCGCCGAACGCGGACAACGGCTACGACATCGCCGACTACCGGGCGATCATGGACGAGTTCGGGACGATGGCCGACTGGGAGGACCTACTGGCGGGACTGCACGACCGCGACATCAGACTCGTCATGGACCTCGTGGTCAACCACACCTCCGACGAACACGAGTGGTTCGTGAAGTCGCGGGCGGGCGATCCCGACTACGAGGACTTCTACTGGTGGCGCGAGGGGCGAAACGCCGACGCCGTCGACTGGAGCGCGACGGAGGGGCCCGAAGGGGAGGCCCCGCCGAACGCCTGGCGGTCGTACTTCGGCGGGCCGGCGTGGGCGTACGACGACGACCGCGGCGAGTGGTATCTCCACCTGTTCGACCGCAAACAGCCGGATCTCAACTGGGAGAACCCTCGCGTCCGCGACGAGGTGTTCGACATGATGGAGTGGTGGTTCGAGAAGGGGATCGACGGCTTCCGGATGGACGTCATCAACCTCGTCTCCAAGCCCGAGGGGCTCCCGAACGACCCCGACGATCCGTTCCGTGGGGCGATGACGGGGCCGACGAACGGGCCGCGGATCCACGAGTTCCTCTCGGAGATGAACGAGCGCGTCCTCGACCCCGACCTCCTCACCGTGGGCGAGATGCTCGGCCCGGAGATGCGGATGGAAGACGCCCGCCGGTATCTCGACCCCGACGAGGACGGCCTCTCGATGCTGTTTCACTTCGAGCACATGCTGCTCGATCGAGGCGACGCCATCTGGGAACGGCGCGACTGGGCGCTCTCGGATCTCAAAGCCGTGTTCAACCGCTGGGACCGTGGGCTGGGCGACGAGGGGTGGAACTCGCTGTATCTGAACAACCACGACCAGCCCCGGCTGGTGTCGCGGTTCGGCGACGACGGCGAGTACAGGCGGGAGTCGGCGACGGTGCTGGCGACGCTGCTCCACACGCTCCGCGGGACGCCTTACATCTACCAGGGCGAGGAACTGGGCATGACGAACTACCCGTTCGACTCCCTCGACGAGTTCCGCGACGTGGACACGCTCAACCCGCTCCGGGAGGCGCTCGACGAGGGCGAGATCGAATCGTTCGACGCGGTCAAGGAGGCGGTCCGTGCCAACAGCCGCGACAACGCGCGGACGCCGATGCAGTGGGATTCGACCGAGAACGCGGGCTTCACAGACGGGGAGCCGTGGATCGGCGTCAACCCCAACCACGACGAGATCAACGTCGAGGCCGAGCGGAGCGATCGAGAGTCGGTGTGGCACTACTACCGCGACCTCATCTCCCTGCGCGGGGAGCACGACGTCGTGGTCTACGGCGACTACGAGCCGTTGTTCCCCGACGACGACACCGTCTGGGCGTACACCCGGACGCTCGCGACGGACGCGGGCGAGGAGCGACTGCTCGTCGCGCTGAACTTCTCCGACGCCGCGGTCGCCGTCGGCCTGCCGGACGGCGTCGGGAGCGACGACGCGACGCTGCTGCTCGGCAACTACGGCGACTGGGGCGACGCCGACTCCGTACGCGAACTCGCGGCCGGTGATCTCCACCTCCGGCCGTGGGAGGCGCGGGTCTACTACGACGGCGCGAACTGA
- a CDS encoding DUF7550 family protein, which produces MDDHHAGDHDHGDHQGSEGGRVTSPMQNFSTAQVGVGLAVLAVGLLVTFGVPLLAA; this is translated from the coding sequence ATGGACGACCACCACGCGGGCGACCACGACCACGGCGACCACCAGGGTTCCGAGGGCGGACGCGTCACCTCACCGATGCAGAACTTCTCGACGGCGCAGGTCGGCGTCGGCCTCGCGGTCCTCGCCGTCGGCCTCCTCGTCACGTTCGGCGTGCCGCTGCTCGCGGCGTAA